Proteins from a genomic interval of Polyodon spathula isolate WHYD16114869_AA chromosome 1, ASM1765450v1, whole genome shotgun sequence:
- the LOC121312807 gene encoding creatine kinase S-type, mitochondrial, which yields MASTFSRVLTGRRTAMLLASLGTGALATGYLMSNINYARAIERRKLYPPSADFPDLRKHNNCMATNLTPAIYSRLRDKVTPNNWTLDQCIQTGVDNPGHPFIKTVGMVAGDEESYEIFADIFDPVIKERHNGYDPRSMKHYTDLDSSKITHGQFDERYVLSSRVRTGRSIRGLSLPPACSRAERREVEHVAVQALAGLKGDLAGRYYRLGEMTEQEQQQLIDDHFLFDKPVSPLLTCAGMARDWPDARGIWHNFDKTFLIWINEEDHTRVISMEKGGNMKRVFERFCRGLKEVERLICERGWEFMWNEHLGYILTCPSNLGTGLRAGVHVKIPNLSKDPRLSKVLDNLRLQKRGTGGVDTAAEGDTFDISNLDRIGRSEVELVQLVIDGVNYLIDCEKRLEKGQDIKVPPPISQFRK from the exons ATGGCAAGCACCTTCTCCAGAGTGCTGACTGGTCGTAGGACAGCCATGCTGCTTGCCAGCCTCGGGACTGGAGCTCTGGCTACTGGCTACCTCATGAGTAACATCAATTACGCAAGGGCCATTGAGAGGAGAAAACTCTACCCTCCCAG TGCTGACTTTCCTGACCTCCGCAAACACAACAACTGCATGGCCACGAACCTCACCCCAGCCATATACTCCAGACTGAGGGACAAAGTCACCCCCAATAACTGGACCCTGGACCAGTGCATACAGACTGGGGTGGATAACCCTGGCCACCCCTTCATTAAAACAGTGGGGATGGTTGCCGGCGATGAGGAAAGCTACGAG ATATTTGCTGACATATTTGACCCGGTCATTAAGGAGAGGCACAATGGCTATGATCCACGCTCAATGAAGCACTACACTGACCTGGACAGCAGTAAG ATCACCCACGGCCAGTTTGACGAGCGCTACGTGCTTTCGTCCCGAGTGCGTACCGGCCGCAGTATCCGTGGCCTCAGCCTGCCGCCTGCCTGCTCCCGGGCCGAGAGGAGGGAGGTGGAGCATGTTGCTGTCCAGGCCCTTGCTGGACTCAAGGGTGACCTGGCTGGACGTTACTACCGCCTGGGGGAAATGACCGAGCAAGAGCAGCAGCAGCTTATTGAC GACCACTTCCTGTTTGATAAGCCAGTTTCCCCTTTGTTGACTTGTGCTGGGATGGCACGTGATTGGCCAGATGCCAGAGGAATCTG GCACAACTTTGACAAGACCTTCTTGATATGGATTAATGAGGAGGACCACACCAGGGTCATCTCCATGGAGAAGGGTGGAAACATGAAGAGAGTCTTTGAAAGATTCTGCCGGGGACTGAAGGAG GTTGAAAGGCTTATCTGTGAGCGAGGCTGGGAGTTCATGTGGAACGAGCACCTGGGGTATATACTGACCTGCCCCTCTAATCTGGGCACTGGACTGCGTGCCGGGGTGCACGTAAAGATCCCCAACCTCAGCAAG gatCCGCGCTTGTCCAAGGTCCTGGACAATCTGAGACTTCAGAAACGCGGCACTGGTGGTGTGGACACAGCTGCTGAGGGAGATACATTCGACATTTCCAATTTGGATCGTATTGGCAGATCTGAG GTGGAACTTGTTCAGCTGGTGATCGACGGGGTCAACTATCTCATTGATTGTGAGAAGAGACTGGAAAAGGGTCAGGACATCAAAGTGCCACCACCCATCTCCCAGTTCAGAAAGTGA